In Syngnathus acus chromosome 21, fSynAcu1.2, whole genome shotgun sequence, one genomic interval encodes:
- the frzb gene encoding secreted frizzled-related protein 3 isoform X1: MLALLAALAACCALCPAPAGAAACEPVRIPLCRSMPWNMTKMPNHLHHSTQDNAVLAIEQFEGLLGTGCSADLLFFLCAMYAPICTIDFQHEPIKPCKAVCERARRGCEPVMRRYNHSWPDSLHCGELPLYDRGVCISPEAIVKADAADPSSQEAGRCSPESSPDFPLDANNLHCRDAADRCKCKTVKMGLKSYLKNNYNYVIRARVREVRARGMEPAAAVVEVREVLKSSLVRIPRDTLSLHYTSSCQCPPLTAGDEYLIMGYENEETSRLLLIDGSVAQKWKDKMGRKVKRWDQILQGKARAAQRRNRH; the protein is encoded by the exons ATGTTGGCCTTGTTGGCGGCGCTGGCTGCCTGCTGCGCGCTGTGCCCGGCGCCGGCGGGAGCGGCGGCCTGCGAGCCGGTGCGGATCCCGCTGTGCCGCTCCATGCCCTGGAACATGACCAAGATGCCCAACCATCTGCACCACAGCACGCAGGACAACGCCGTGCTCGCCATCGAACAGTTCGAGGGACTGCTGG GGACGGGCTGCAGCGCCGACCTGCTCTTCTTCCTGTGCGCCATGTACGCGCCCATCTGCACCATCGACTTCCAGCACGAGCCCATCAAGCCGTGCAAGGCGGTGTGCGAGCGCGCCCGGCGCGGCTGCGAGCCCGTCATGCGCCGCTACAACCACAGCTGGCCCGACAGCCTCCACTGCGGCGAGCTGCCCCTCTACGACCGCGGCGTCTGCATCTCGCCCGAGGCCATCGTCAAGGCCGACGCCGCCG accCGTCGTCCCAGGAAGCGGGCCGCTGCAGCCCAG AGTCCAGTCCCGACTTCCCCTTGGATGCCAACAACCTTCACTGCAGGGACGCCGCCG ATCGCTGCAAATGCAAGACAGTCAAGATGGGTCTGAAAAGCTACCTGAAGAACAACTACAACTACG TGATCCGCGCACGCGTGCGTGAGGTGCGCGCACGCGGCATGgagccggcggcggcggtggtggaGGTTCGCGAGGTCCTCAAGTCTTCGCTGGTGCGCATCCCGCGAGACACGCTGAGCCTTCACTACACGTCGTCGTGCCAGTGTCCGCCCCTCACGGCCGGAGACGAGTACCTCATCATGGGCTACGAGAACGAGGAGACGTCCAG GTTGCTGCTGATTGACGGCTCCGTGGCGCAGAAGTGGAAGGACAAGATGGGACGCAAAGTCAAG cgtTGGGATCAGATCCTGCAGGGAAAAGCCAGAGCAGCTCAGCGCAGGAACCGCCACTGA
- the frzb gene encoding secreted frizzled-related protein 3 isoform X2: MLALLAALAACCALCPAPAGAAACEPVRIPLCRSMPWNMTKMPNHLHHSTQDNAVLAIEQFEGLLGTGCSADLLFFLCAMYAPICTIDFQHEPIKPCKAVCERARRGCEPVMRRYNHSWPDSLHCGELPLYDRGVCISPEAIVKADAADPSSQEAGRCSPESSPDFPLDANNLHCRDADRCKCKTVKMGLKSYLKNNYNYVIRARVREVRARGMEPAAAVVEVREVLKSSLVRIPRDTLSLHYTSSCQCPPLTAGDEYLIMGYENEETSRLLLIDGSVAQKWKDKMGRKVKRWDQILQGKARAAQRRNRH; the protein is encoded by the exons ATGTTGGCCTTGTTGGCGGCGCTGGCTGCCTGCTGCGCGCTGTGCCCGGCGCCGGCGGGAGCGGCGGCCTGCGAGCCGGTGCGGATCCCGCTGTGCCGCTCCATGCCCTGGAACATGACCAAGATGCCCAACCATCTGCACCACAGCACGCAGGACAACGCCGTGCTCGCCATCGAACAGTTCGAGGGACTGCTGG GGACGGGCTGCAGCGCCGACCTGCTCTTCTTCCTGTGCGCCATGTACGCGCCCATCTGCACCATCGACTTCCAGCACGAGCCCATCAAGCCGTGCAAGGCGGTGTGCGAGCGCGCCCGGCGCGGCTGCGAGCCCGTCATGCGCCGCTACAACCACAGCTGGCCCGACAGCCTCCACTGCGGCGAGCTGCCCCTCTACGACCGCGGCGTCTGCATCTCGCCCGAGGCCATCGTCAAGGCCGACGCCGCCG accCGTCGTCCCAGGAAGCGGGCCGCTGCAGCCCAG AGTCCAGTCCCGACTTCCCCTTGGATGCCAACAACCTTCACTGCAGGGACGCCG ATCGCTGCAAATGCAAGACAGTCAAGATGGGTCTGAAAAGCTACCTGAAGAACAACTACAACTACG TGATCCGCGCACGCGTGCGTGAGGTGCGCGCACGCGGCATGgagccggcggcggcggtggtggaGGTTCGCGAGGTCCTCAAGTCTTCGCTGGTGCGCATCCCGCGAGACACGCTGAGCCTTCACTACACGTCGTCGTGCCAGTGTCCGCCCCTCACGGCCGGAGACGAGTACCTCATCATGGGCTACGAGAACGAGGAGACGTCCAG GTTGCTGCTGATTGACGGCTCCGTGGCGCAGAAGTGGAAGGACAAGATGGGACGCAAAGTCAAG cgtTGGGATCAGATCCTGCAGGGAAAAGCCAGAGCAGCTCAGCGCAGGAACCGCCACTGA